The following are encoded together in the Osmia lignaria lignaria isolate PbOS001 chromosome 6, iyOsmLign1, whole genome shotgun sequence genome:
- the cysu gene encoding peroxidase homolog, translating into MYGSVIRRIRSAIIGLLLLLATWSNEHSCSGLQYQPAEVYANGDDCALILNRPGRTNVFDYTYNLLRGSFTPATASQTCITYDAVNRAYVEARKRINVAQPKGKTWRPEDLATVGELLLDITSNLVQTYGLTVDEIEKSLPLIDTSKTLIREVCPAFLSNVECRAGKYRRNDGLCTNLQNPTWGSTLSPFQRLMTPRFSDGLTAPRISVTGHDLPLSRVVSRTMHPDEGYHDHAGTVMVIAWGQFMDHDYTLTGTPLDPLNRNDPEECCHRPPHLKNPYCNEILIPEDDYFYRLFGVKCMDFVRAFPAVRPGCRLGSRVPFNLLTGVLDGNTVYGINEVFARKLRTGYGGLLRMNPVFSEYGLKDLLPLKLDIPDEGCTRLNRSMYCFEAGEIRVNEQLVLTCMHTLMAREHNRIAKTLIQINPHWDDETLYQESRRIVIAEIEHITYNEFLPILLGKDVMEKFGLLLEKNGYWDGYDESVNPAVIDAFAAAAFRFGHSLLPTAVERWSKAHKFIASKRLSDLIRRPFDLYRAGVFDEYIMGLMNQVAQAMDDSITQEVTNHLFKKAGAKFGLDLVSFNMQRGREFGVPSYMEFRKFCGLPWADTFDDLHGSMPNETIKRYSSIFEHPADVDLWSGGVSERPLPGSMLGPTFACIIATQFSYSRRGDRFWYELPNQPSSFTLEQLNEIRKVKLARVICDNTDLIDTIQIYPMVLPDHEINPRVPCRSGVLPSMDLSKWAEYPTASHAQYRLVEEHLLDVPRRPNRPERVRNQYNREQVLRLFYESINGIASYLGFRK; encoded by the exons ATGTACGG ATCCGTGATAAGGCGGATACGATCCGCGATAATCGGGCTCCTGCTGCTACTAGCGACTTGGAGTAACGAGCACAGCTGCAGCGGACTGCAATATCAACCCGCCGAGGTTTATGCAAACGGCGATGATTGTGCCTTGATCTTAAACCGTCCAGGAAGAACAAACGTCTTCGATTACACGTACAATTTGCTCCGTGGATCCTT TACACCAGCAACAGCATCACAGACGTGCATCACCTACGATGCTGTGAATCGCGCCTACGTGGAAGCTAGAAAACGCATCA ATGTGGCGCAACCGAAAGGCAAGACATGGCGGCCAGAAGACCTGGCCACGGTCGGCGAACTCCTCCTGGACATCACATCGAACCTCGTGCAAAC GTACGGTTTAACAGTCGACGAGATCGAGAAGAGTCTACCCCTAATCGACACATCGAAGACCTTGATTCGAGAGGTATGCCCAGCCTTTTTGAGCAACGTGGAGTGCCGAGCTGGGAAATACCGAAGAAACGATGGTCTCTGCACGAATTTGCAAAATCCAACATGGGGTTCCACTTTGTCACCCTTCCAAAG ACTTATGACTCCACGATTCTCAGACGGTTTAACGGCGCCCAGGATATCGGTAACCGGCCATGATTTACCATTATCACGAGTGGTGTCGCGCACCATGCACCCTGACGAAGGTTATCACGATCACGCCGGCACTGTTATGGTGATCGCCTGGGGACAGTTTATGGACCACGACTATACGTTGACTGGGACACCTCTAG ATCCCCTGAACCGAAACGACCCGGAGGAATGTTGCCATCGACCACCGCACCTGAAGAATCCTTACTGCAACGAGATCCTCATACCGGAAGATGATTACTTCTACAGGCTGTTCGGCGTGAAATGCATGGACTTTGTTAGAGCGTTTCCCGCCGTTCGACCTGGATGCCGTCTTGGATCTCGCGTACCGTTTAATCTTCTGACAGGAGTGTTGGATGGGAATACGGTTTATGGAATTAACGAAGTATTCGCAAG GAAACTTCGAACCGGTTACGGTGGTTTGTTACGCATGAACCCGGTGTTCTCGGAATACGGGCTAAAGGATTTACTCCCGCTCAAATTGGACATCCCCGACGAGGGCTGCACCCGTTTGAACCGATCCATGTACTGTTTCGAAGCAG GTGAAATTCGAGTGAACGAACAGCTAGTGTTAACTTGTATGCACACACTGATGGCACGTGAGCATAATAGGATCGCGAAAACGTTGATTCAAATTAACCCACACTGGGACGACGAGACTCTGTATCAAGAATCTAGACGAATAGTGATTGCTGAAATTGAACACATCACTTACAATGAATTCCTGCCTATTTTGCTTGGAAAAGATGTTATGGAGAAATTTGGCCTTCTTCTGGAGAAAAAC GGATACTGGGATGGTTACGACGAAAGTGTGAATCCAGCAGTGATCGATGCTTTTGCTGCCGCAGCGTTCAGATTTGGACACTCTTTACTGCCAACAGCAGTGGAAAGATGGAGTAAAGCTCACAAATTCATAG CTTCGAAAAGACTGTCTGATTTAATAAGAAGACCCTTCGACCTGTATCGAGCTGGTGTTTTCGATGAATACATTATGGGACTGATGAATCAAGTCGCTCAAGCTATGGACGATTCTATCACGCAAGAG GTTACGAATCACCTGTTCAAAAAAGCCGGTGCGAAATTCGGACTGGACTTGGTCTCCTTTAATATGCAACGTGGCCGCGAATTTGGCGTTCCAAGCTACATGGAGTTCAG AAAATTCTGTGGCCTTCCCTGGGCAGACACCTTCGATGATTTACATGGATCCATGCCAAATGAGACTATCAAAAGATACAGTTCAATCTTTGA GCATCCAGCTGACGTGGACCTCTGGTCCGGTGGCGTGTCCGAAAGACCGCTTCCGGGTAGCATGCTCGGTCCAACCTTCGCCTGTATAATTGCCACGCAATTCAGCTATTCACGTCGAGGTGATCGATTTTGGTACGAGCTGCCGAACCAGCCATCGTCCTTCACTCTCG AACAACTGAACGAGATACGAAAAGTGAAGCTGGCCAGGGTAATCTGTGACAACACCGACCTGATAGACACCATACAGATTTATCCCATGGTGTTACCTGACCACGAGAT AAATCCACGAGTCCCGTGTCGAAGCGGTGTATTGCCAAGCATGGACCTGAGCAAATGGGCGGAATATCCGACTGCGAGTCACGCTCAATAC CGATTGGTGGAGGAGCACTTGCTTGACGTACCGAGACGGCCGAATCGACCGGAAAGGGTGCGGAACCAATACAACAGGGAGCAGGTTTTACGACTCTTCTATGAAAGCATTAACGGCATTGCTTCGTATCTGGGATTCAGAAAATAA
- the LOC117601552 gene encoding uncharacterized protein LOC117601552, with product MSRFTAWIALLILIGSVWSQKEFSKEEFSKKKWSEEEFSEEEFSEKKHSTEEFIEGSPRFGFDLLDPIRKSFCNFSCMSSDKMPYLMNLACAVKCPELYLPHGPSSSTMKSSDKPSTEPSSTTSSAPSTSLSNSTMLEAPMMPAAPPAIKQTTVMSTLSPAIKQTTVMSTLSPATKQTTVMSTIPT from the exons ATGTCGCGCTTTACCGCATGGATTGCTTTGCTCATATTGATCGGATCTGTTTGGTCACAG aaagaattttcgaaagaagaattttcaaagaaaaaatggtCCGAAGAAGAATTCTCAGAGGAAGAATTTTCAGAGAAAAAACATTCAACGGAAGAGTTTATCGAAGGTTCACCAAGATTCGGCTTTGATCTTCTTGATCCTATACGAAAGtccttttgcaatttttcctGCATGTCGTCAGACAAGATGCCATATTTAATGAATCTTGCCTGCGCCGTAAAATGTCCAGAATTATATCTGCCTCACGGACCATCATCATCAACAATGAAGTCATCGGACAAGCCTAGCACGGAACCTTCATCGACAACTTCTTCAGCACCATCGACTTCCTTATCAAATTCTACAATGTTAGAAGCACCAATGATGCCAGCAGCACCACCAGCAATAAAGCAAACAACAGTGATGTCAACACTATCACCAGCAATAAAGCAAACAACAGTGATGTCAACACTATCACCAGCAACAAAGCAAACAACAGTGATGTCAACGATACCGACATAA